The following DNA comes from Eriocheir sinensis breed Jianghai 21 chromosome 5, ASM2467909v1, whole genome shotgun sequence.
tggcttcccctactcccacccctccctttccctccctcctaccctcctccttctccccgcactcactccccccgccctctttctccccctctctctctctctctctctctctctctctctctctctctctctctctctctctctctctctctctctctctcacttgcgacgtacacgagatatgaatacatgcacacgtatgacttgaataaatggcagataaatataaattatatgaagtctgcatcagtatcaacagtgatgacgaggatgacctgtttgtcgatggtgatgaattttGAAGTAacatatgtggtcagttatttacattattaatccacccatcatatactcgctgtctatttttgtgtgctatgactttttaacatagctaTCTACATGAGCACATATCTTAtagcagtcttttcctaatatcCGAAGAAAATTTTCATGTATtcctccaatttcgtttcacgtttttactctgcaataaattcccgcttcaattccatccttattcctttccgtctcttttgcgatttcctataaatgatcaagggtcagctacgtgcttcatcccatcatgcGCTCAACGTAACGTAAAGGGGGggcaggtatgggggagaaagagggcgggaggagagggtgcgggggagaaggagggttggagggagggaaagggaggggtgggagtaggggaagccaggggtggaggtaggcggtggatacacgtcacaaatacgtcacgcctcacctgttcgaatgtgtaagtggctcacgcaggttttgccatcacagtcacgaGTAAACGctgtaattaaccgcatctggcaatgcacaatagcgtcaaaaattagcggagtgtgtgaagcaatctgtgccaaagccccatgcggatccgagtcttcgtttgaaagatatttgcgaaaaacggtatttcattgggtctgatatggatagtagagtagaaaagcaacgttttggagccatctgattaatgtaaaatcacttaggtttaaggacagaccacctagtctggaccatggggtctgtgtggtctgattttctatgtaaatctatgtaattttctctctccgttACCATGACAACAGCAGTACACAAGCGGTTCATCAGTCCAGCCCCGCCATGCTGACCAGCCACGTGCAGCCTATtggtcgatgtgtgtgtgtgtgtgtgtgtgtgtgtgtgcttgcgtaaATAAACTACCTGAATacgtatgtttatttgtttgcgtGAGTGTAATAATtatagcaatataataataataataataataataataataataataataataataataataataataattattattattattattattataatgataataataataataattacaatatcaataataataataatgataatgataataatagtgggTTTCAAACAGAGCGTCAAACACGTGAAACTACCTATAAATCCTTGGTAAGTGCAATAACAACACCCATTggcgaaaaaaagtaaaagtaaaaagaaaactgagTAACGTGTCAATAAACGATTATATGTAGATATACACTCGGCGGTGGACTTGTTGCGTCATCCACTCAGCGTTTGCAAGACTTTCGATTTGCATTGGTAGACAAAGTCCCCTCAAATATTTCCATCAATTGATATGTAAATAAAACAACTTTGTGCTTATGTTGGTGCGGCAAAGTTGGCGGCGCTAATGAGAGGTGATTCACGTGAGGGCGTGAGGGCGGCAGGTGAGGTCAGGATCGATTGGTcagcccgccgccaccaccacctcaacaatatgtgtgtgtgtgtgtgtgtgtgtgtgtgtgtgtgtgtgtgtgtgtgtgtgtgttggtcatgTTTGTAACCGGAGAGAAAAGCGTAAACGTGAAACTATGAGAGTGAGAGTTGAATACATTATTTTGAGCCTGGTGTCAAGCTCGCGTGTGCTTTACAgaggtagcgtgtgtgtgtgtgtgtgtgtgtgtgtgtgtgtgtgtgtgtgtgcaggtctaCAGGTCCACCGCAAGCCAGTGTCGTCTACGCTAGCCAGGTGGCAGGAGCTACCCCACGATCGCCGCCGCCGCTTGTGCCTGTCGGCGCGGCAAGGCGGCAGGAGCCGCCATGTCCCCCAACGTAGAGCAGCCGGAGGACTCCACCACGCCCTCCAGCGGCCACAGCGAGGCCGAGGCTGGCTCCCCCTGCCAGGACTCGCCCCGCCGGGACTCTCCCCGCCCCGAAAAACAGTGGTCGCGGCCGGCGGCGCGACCCAAGTCATCGCCCGGCGGCAGGGTGCTGCGGAGGGCTGGAGACTGGAATAATGGCGAGGCGCTGGTGGTGACGGACGTGGAGGGCGAGGCGGCTGCCGTGGCGGGCGGGGGCTGGGGCCGAGACGTGCACGCCTGGACGCCTCACGCGGGCCCCCAAGGTGGCCATGACGACGGCGACGACGACGAGGTAAGGGAGGACTCGGTGACCTGCTGGGACTGCGGcgaggtggcgggggtgtcagTTCAGTGGGCGTGTGTGTCACATTGTTTGGTTAGTAAGCTTGCCTCGGCTTGTTGATAACCTTCCCCTCGGCAGGGCGGCTGGGCGGAGGGCGGGCCGGTGGCCACCGTGAAGCTGGTGCTGGAGACGGGCGTGGGCGTCATCACGCGGGCGTGGCCGCTCACCCAGCCGGCACAGTTACTCAGGGCACAACTCAGCCATACTACGCAGGTCCCCGCACAGTACCTGCAGGTAAGCCCGGCACAGGTTTTACACGTCGTGACtgtaatatacaaaaatgcacgtagaTTATAATAGTCTGTACTCACCTGGCAGGGTCGCATTTTATGGCTGTTCCATTCTACATTGAATGTTTTTATTTTACAGTAATCATTCTCGGTCTGCCTTTAATTCGATTTTTGGTTAGCAGTGTTTTTACGTGCTTTATCATCCTTAACTGGCTCTACACTGTTCCAATGCCCCAAACAAGCTGTAGATGGAGTGAACCTTTAGCTGACCTCCGCCTGACTGTCTCCCCTTAGCTGGTGGTGCGGGGCCGCGTGTTAGGGGACGAGGCCACCCTGCGGAGCGTGGGCGTGGAGGCCAACGAGACTGTGCAGGTGGCCGTGTCCTCCAAgcggccacacacacacccgctcACCCTCTTGGCGCCCAGTTCGCCCCCGCTGCCCACGCCCGACGTCATCACTGTCATCGTCGCGGAGGGTGAGTTCAGTCGTCCCAAAACATGCAAGTGACTCATCCTAAATGTAACCCTCAACCTCATCCTGTACTGCAACTTCCAAGTGAAAGAGTTAGCGATGATCTTCATTTAGTATTATCCTTTACGttatactcaagctcatccctgtgctgtgcTGTCGAACTTCCTAGTGCATGAACAAATCACtattctcattctttatttttacatatgGAGAGCTTTCTGCAAAGGAGTCATCGTTAAATGCAATACTCAAGCTCATCACTGTCCTGTGCTCTCCAACTTTCTTGTGCAAGAACTGACCATTATCTTCagagtaaacaaataaaataataactaataaattgagagagagagagagagagagagagagagagagagagagagagagagagagagagagagagatgggtagtgGTGGTACAGGTCAGGTCAGATTATTCTTGCGGTAGagatgactgactctctctctctctcacacacacacacacacacacacacacacacacacaaatcattcACTAGTTTAGTTGCGTGTTGTAAGtcgttattcctctctctctctctctctctctctctctctctctctctctctctctctctctctctctctctctctctctctctctctctctctcgaggtggtggtgtcgcccttaatgtaaaaagctatttgcaacctaccgacagaacaccaagagacagtaacgttgaacatttgtgcgtgtgaGTAAATACTGTAAAATATAATCTAATTATATACGTCACCTACAGGCTTCCGGGTCAATCACTGGAAGATGATGTTGAAAGGTACAGCGTATTacggcagtcacttaataacaactcactgatattaggaaaCTCTAATATTGCTCAtattgactgggcgacactgtcgggtacagaaggcgagtcacatagaatgatcgaatctTTAGAGGATAATTACCTAAGTCAAATGGTTACTAAGCCAActcaacaaaataacatacttgacatCGTTATAGCAACCCAAGATAATTCAGTCGGTAATGTTACGGTAGGAGAAcatctcggttcttgcgatcataaattagtgcgcgtcgacattagagctcaaacaacagtgattgaaaataaagtaaaggtgtccaatttcaaaagagcaaatttcgtagaaatccgacaaaaactaacagaaatacaaccatCAAGTGattgcaacgtagaggaagcctgactAAACTTTAACCCGtgggctatgggaaagccgagaagaggccgagaaacggcaccattatactgcattttgagactaagaaaagagcatggatcgtatatcagagtactctcATAttcataaagccgttaaaaatatttatttatactcaaactccattctttctgggtggtgtttgttacaaaataaacagtttcgtgacacgtggcatcaaGCCGAAAGTCgtttgttgtctactttagagaatttgacaagtgattactgtatggatagctaattcagtctgccatgatctTACAGCACcgcaatgacccagggcatgcatgatgggttgctctatgccgccaccgcctacaattagctcgaattaggcgttctGAGGCGAGCCCCATACGGGGTccaccgtttcagcggaccgactcgcgggagcccacaAATGGGTCCGCCGACTCTGTCGGGTTAAGAATCAATTACTTACTTAGCAAAATACATGTGTCCTGTTTTgagagaagcgaagtaacactaacaaaagtccaccttggtttaataacgaaattaaacattcggttaaggagaTATATTTGTCTGataggctaaagaaagagcataACACGCCCGAAAACACTaaactttatcatgaagccaagCGGAGAGTAAAAAGATtggtaggtcaggcaaagcgtagatatgaagaaaacattgcagccaactgtaaaaataatcgaaAATCcatcttcagttatataaacaacaggaaggcgatcagaagtggaatggGACCCTTAACTAACAGTGACGGTGAAATAGTGACTGACAGGAAACACGTTGCGAACTTGTTAAAGAATTATTTTTCCTTGGCATTTAATACTACCAGTtttaccgccactaccaccaacaccagcgacgacaataACACTAACGTAAGTCTCattcatgcattgcctaattctGTAATAAATACTGATGAAGTCCTAAATGCTCTCCAATcccataaaacaaataaaagtccaggacctgacaATGTATATCCTACACTAgtacttaaagaaacaaaaacgaattactctcctctctcacaaccgtattcaatatgtccttgcgacaaggcatcgtcccttcggactgGAGAAAGGCTAACgcaacaccgatttttaaggaaggaaataaaaaaataccaggtaataaCAAGCTTATTACTCTAAcatcagttgtaggtaagctactcgagagcataattatagacaaaattgtgagttaccttgaaagccactcattaatcaaagattcacaacatggcttccgtaacaaaagatcctgcctatcaaacctactcaccttttataacgacctctgcTCTGTTTTTGACCTAAGCAAATTACTgcacgtagtctatcttgatttccagaaagcgtttgataaagttccacaccataaattactttataaattaaagcaactaggtattgacgatcaagtacaccaatggatcccGAATTGGTTGAGCTATCTCTCCTAAATTTCAAGCCAATGCTGAATGTTGCGTCTATgtacgcaatgacatcacttgctctcgtgcccacgaccttgactcttcagaattttccaccatctggctaagacttcattgtcactctattactaaatacatctgtgctgtttatctctcacctaattctaccaactatgtaaaattctttgactatttgaattccaaagtggagcacatctttacCCACTCTccttttgctgaaatctccatcttaggacaTTTCAATGTtcttcaccagctttggctttgaTCTTCTTTCACTGACTAGCCTGGTCGACAAGCATACAACTTTTCTTTTCTCAGCGATCTAGATCAGTTGATTCAGCACCCTAcccgtattcccgaccgccttggagacactcccaacattctagacctattcctaacctctaatccttcagcttactctatcaaactgttctctccgttgggctcctccgatcacaacattatttctgtattttgtcctatcgctcctgtacagcctctggacccaccgaagaggcggtacttctggcattttgcttcagctcgatgggacgacctgaagatgtacttttccaatttcccgtgaaatgatttttgcttccaggagagagacccccctatcttgccaaatctattcttcgactcaccAAAAACACTTCCATCAGAAGAAAATACCACAACCTTGCTTTTTCtgattcttccagagacttctggcacctaaccaaaaatatctcctccaatttcacttcttcatctttccctcctctccttaatcctgacggcagcactgccatcacatctatctctaaggctgaactcttctctcaaactttctctaaaaactccactctggacgattcagggcatatttctcctactcatcccccttctgactcatttgtgcctgttattaagattcttaagaatgatgtcttctgtgcttccgtgatgacaccctgcctggtcaaactctttcgtctttgcctgtcaacatctacttttccttcctgatggaagtacgcctacatacagcctgtgcctaagaaggttgaccgctccaatccctcaaacaaccgtcctatagctttactttcctgtctttctaaagcctttgaatcgatccttaaccggaagattgatatgcatctatccacttctaaccttctctctgatcgccagtatgggttccgcaaggagcatTCTAGTGGATCTTCTTGCtatttttaactgactcttggtcatcctctcttagccgtttcgctgaaactttctcagttgctctagtctagacatatcgaaagctatcgatagagtctggcacaactctttgctttctaaactgccctcatacggattctatccttctctctgtatcttcatctccagtttcctttccggccgttcaatttctactgtggtagacggtcactgtgcTTCCctaaaacctatcaacagtggtgttccgcagggctctgtcctttcTGATATTCaacaatgatcttctttctacaTTAAACgctcctatccactcatacgccgatgaaTCTGCTTTGTATTTTTAACTTCTTTCatcagaagaccctctcaacaggaattacaagactccagactggaggctgtagaactcttaacctctgaccttgctattatttcccaTTGGGGCAAAGGGAATCTGGTGTCCTGCAAAGCCTCAAAAGctcattttctccacctatcaactcgacacaatcttccaaacacctatcccctattcttcgacaacactcagctgtcaccttcttctacactaaacatcgtcggtctgtccttaactcaaaatcttaactggaaacttcacatctcttctctcagtAAATCATCTTccacgaggttgggcgttctgtatcgtctccgccaattcttctccctcgcacaattgctatccatatatcgccctcgtatggagtatacatctcatgtgtgggggggttccacacCCACAGCTCCCTTGGATAGAGTAGAGtctaaggttggtattataagacactttggcttttcacaccagctatttctaaaggtcaaagagggggtcagtcgggttctaatgaatgtttgtttaggttcacggtacagaggaagggtcaaactaccaccagagccataaaactacccttgtaaatgcccacaactcctacgaaagccttgtcaaatatgtgttcttgggcggcgaaatgttttaaattacgaccctaaggctcttcgtctcatcaactcctctcctcttactgacagtctcctacct
Coding sequences within:
- the LOC126982951 gene encoding uncharacterized protein LOC126982951, yielding MSPNVEQPEDSTTPSSGHSEAEAGSPCQDSPRRDSPRPEKQWSRPAARPKSSPGGRVLRRAGDWNNGEALVVTDVEGEAAAVAGGGWGRDVHAWTPHAGPQGGHDDGDDDEGGWAEGGPVATVKLVLETGVGVITRAWPLTQPAQLLRAQLSHTTQVPAQYLQLVVRGRVLGDEATLRSVGVEANETVQVAVSSKRPHTHPLTLLAPSSPPLPTPDVITVIVAEGPHYDVQGPCAAADGRQGHLDGWQAAQPQQRHASMFAIKSVPSQQDQDP